The proteins below are encoded in one region of Coffea arabica cultivar ET-39 chromosome 4c, Coffea Arabica ET-39 HiFi, whole genome shotgun sequence:
- the LOC113739461 gene encoding UDP-glucose 6-dehydrogenase 1, which translates to MVKICCIGAGYVGGPTMAVIALKCPSIEVAVVDISVSRITAWNSDQLPIYEPGLEEVVKQCRGKNLFFSNDVEKHVSEADIVFVSVNTPTKTRGLGAGKAADLTYWESAARMIADVSKSDKIVVEKSTVPVKTAEAIEKILTHNSKGINYQILSNPEFLAEGTAIQDLFNPDRVLIGGRETPQGQKAIQALKDVYAQWVPEERILCTNLWSAELSKLAANAFLAQRISSVNAMSALCEATGADVSQVSHAIGKDTRIGPKFLNASVGFGGSCFQKDILNLVYICECNGLSEVASYWKQVIKVNDYQKNRFVTRAVSSMFNTVAGKKIAILGFAFKKDTGDTRETPAIDVCKGLLTDKAHLSIYDPQVNEEQIQRDLSLNKFDWDHPVHLQPLSPTTVKQVSVAWDAYEAIKDAHGLCILTEWDEFKTLDYKKIYDNMQKPAFVFDGRNVVNVEKLREIGFIVYSIGKPLDPWLKDLPAVA; encoded by the coding sequence ATGGTGAAGATTTGTTGTATTGGAGCTGGATATGTTGGAGGTCCTACAATGGCAGTCATTGCCCTCAAGTGCCCCTCAATTGAAGTAGCTGTTGTTGATATCTCAGTTTCCCGGATCACAGCCTGGAACAGTGATCAGTTACCCATATATGAGCCTGGCCTTGAAGAAGTAGTAAAGCAGTGCCGAGGGAAGAATCTCTTTTTCAGTAATGATGTTGAAAAGCATGTATCAGAAGCAGATATAGTCTTCGTTTCAGTTAACACCCCAACCAAAACTCGAGGCCTTGGTGCTGGCAAAGCTGCAGATCTTACATATTGGGAAAGTGCAGCTCGCATGATAGCTGATGTATCAAAATCTGACAAGATTGTTGTTGAGAAGTCTACAGTTCCAGTGAAAACAGCCGAGGcaattgagaaaatattaaCTCACAACAGCAAGGGTATCAATTATCAGATTCTCTCCAACCCAGAATTCCTTGCTGAGGGTACTGCAATTCAGGATCTTTTTAATCCTGACCGTGTTCTTATTGGAGGACGAGAAACACCTCAGGGGCAGAAGGCAATTCAAGCACTTAAAGATGTCTATGCTCAGTGGGTGCCTGAAGAAAGAATCCTTTGCACCAATCTCTGGTCAGCAGAGCTCTCAAAGCTTGCTGCCAATGCTTTCTTGGCCCAAAGGATCTCATCTGTCAATGCGATGTCAGCCCTCTGTGAAGCAACTGGAGCAGATGTTTCACAAGTGTCCCATGCTATTGGAAAGGACACCAGAATTGGGCCTAAATTTTTAAATGCCAGTGTTGGTTTTGGTGGTTCTTGCTTTCAGAAGGATATCCTGAACTTAGTTTacatttgtgaatgcaatggccTCTCAGAAGTTGCTAGCTATTGGAAACAAGTGATCAAGGTAAATGACTACCAAAAAAACCGCTTTGTTACTAGGGCTGTGTCCTCCATGTTTAATACTGTTGCAGGCAAGAAGATAGCCATTCTTGGATTTGCCTTCAAGAAAGATACAGGTGATACAAGGGAGACTCCAGCTATTGATGTGTGCAAAGGGCTGCTTACAGACAAAGCTCACTTGAGCATATACGATCCGCAGGTCAATGAAGAGCAGATCCAGAGGGATCTGTCACTGAACAAGTTTGACTGGGATCACCCAGTTCACCTCCAACCACTCAGCCCTACCACGGTAAAGCAAGTCAGTGTTGCTTGGGATGCTTATGAGGCAATAAAGGATGCTCACGGTCTCTGCATTCTGACTGAGTGGGATGAATTCAAAACTCTTGATTACAAAAAGATCTATGACAACATGCAGAAGCCTGCATTTGTTTTTGATGGTAGGAATGTTGTGAATGTGGAGAAGCTGAGAGAGATTGGATTTATTGTCTACTCCATTGGCAAACCATTAGATCCATGGCTCAAGGATCTGCCTGCCGTGGCATAA